The following coding sequences lie in one Rutidosis leptorrhynchoides isolate AG116_Rl617_1_P2 chromosome 6, CSIRO_AGI_Rlap_v1, whole genome shotgun sequence genomic window:
- the LOC139852822 gene encoding large ribosomal subunit protein bL19cy-like, translated as MASIVLPQALYMKPTTNAANFHLKKLGVSSFLPPFNSATISTVSSRFQQKNRNWISSFVVRAEAESEADNVAAESTDDVKEEEVKEEEEEGEVVVAVAEKVPKKPIIKLGDIMGILNKQAVEASETLRPLPDLRTGDIIEIKLEVPENRRRLSIYKGIIISRQNAGIHTTIRIRRIIAGVGVEIVFPIYSPNIKEIKVVKHRKVRRARLYYLRDKLPRLSTFK; from the exons ATGGCTTCTATTGTTCTTCCTCAG GCACTATATATGAAACCAACAACAAATGCAGCAAACTTTCATCTAAAAAAACTTGGGGTTTCATCTTTTTTACCCCCATTCAACTCAGCTACAATATCCACTGTTTCTTCAAGGTTTCAACAAAAGAATCGTAATTGGATTTCATCATTTGTTGTAAGAGCAGAGGCAGAGAGTGAGGCTGATAATGTTGCAGCTGAATCTACAGATGATGTTAAAGAAGAAGaagttaaagaagaagaagaagaaggagaagtgGTGGTGGCAGTTGCAGAAAAAGTACCTAAGAAACCTATTATTAAGCTTGGAGATATAATGGGG attttgaacaagcaagcagttgaAGCTTCAGAAACTTTAAGACCACTACCAGACCTTCGAACGGGAGATATTATTGAAATCAAATTG GAAGTGCCGGAGAACAGGCGTAGGTTGTCTATCTACAAGGGAATTATAATCTCGAGGCAAAATGCTGGCATTCACACCACGATTCGTATCCGAAGAATCATTGCTGGAGTCGGTGTTGAAATCGTGTTTCCTAT ATACTCTCCCAACATAAAGGAAATAAAAGTGGTGAAGCACCGAAAAGTTAGAAGAGCGAGGTTGTATTACTTGAGAGACAAGCTTCCTAGGCTATCTACTTTCAAATGA